In a genomic window of Bradyrhizobium sp. LLZ17:
- a CDS encoding LuxR family transcriptional regulator, translating into MDLFSFVECAKQTRSLKALFDLLVSCSSDQGFSQVAYGSLTNTGPTRLPEYLRAAVTVNFPSDWCERYSERRYNAIDPVVRRTTMLSAPFLWDQLADKHQLQPGETRVLNEAREAGLKHGVTVPLFGPFGRLSVVSFASSFDDADPEHRLSHLNALAWQFHHAFAEIAPSSEGRCQMQVALSEREKDCLRWVEQGKSSWEIGVILKVSENTVNFHLKNAMRKLGTNSRTHCVVKAIRLGLI; encoded by the coding sequence ATGGACTTATTTAGCTTCGTTGAATGTGCAAAACAAACGCGATCTCTCAAGGCGCTGTTCGATTTGCTTGTGAGCTGTTCGAGCGATCAGGGCTTCAGTCAAGTGGCTTACGGGTCACTGACCAACACGGGGCCGACTCGCCTGCCAGAGTATCTCCGAGCGGCAGTGACGGTGAACTTTCCTTCCGATTGGTGCGAGCGGTATTCTGAACGTAGGTACAATGCCATTGACCCCGTGGTTCGGCGGACGACGATGCTATCGGCGCCGTTTCTGTGGGATCAACTCGCCGACAAACATCAATTGCAACCGGGCGAAACGCGTGTGTTGAATGAGGCCAGAGAGGCCGGCCTGAAGCATGGCGTGACCGTGCCACTGTTTGGACCATTTGGACGGCTATCCGTCGTATCGTTCGCGTCCAGCTTCGACGATGCCGACCCTGAGCATCGTCTCAGTCATCTCAACGCATTGGCTTGGCAGTTTCATCATGCGTTTGCAGAGATCGCGCCTTCATCGGAGGGCAGATGCCAAATGCAAGTGGCTCTATCCGAACGAGAGAAGGATTGCCTCCGGTGGGTCGAACAAGGAAAATCATCTTGGGAAATCGGCGTGATTCTGAAGGTCAGCGAGAATACCGTCAACTTTCACCTCAAGAACGCAATGCGAAAGCTAGGGACGAATAGCCGTACCCACTGCGTCGTCAAGGCGATTCGCCTTGGTCTTATTTGA
- a CDS encoding aminotransferase class I/II-fold pyridoxal phosphate-dependent enzyme, whose product MKQQNPLLDAGRQNGHFRNTAYMINTSRPYFDAAHEAGLMALQGRSMSGRTFALGRDRLDGRPEIVDFVRCSYLGLDNHPTVIAGAIDAIEAHQSVHWSCARTRLNFDLMGELETTLSEMFSSRVIASSSVMLANLGVMPLLASGQLTGGRKPVVVFDRIAHISLAYHKPVVADETRVETIEHNDLDALERLCRENPQVAYVCDGVYSMGGNAPVKELRRLQEHYGLFLYIDDAHGISIFGQKGEGFARSQFPQVLGDRTIIIASLAKGFGASGGMVMLGTADQEALFRRYSIPYAFSVQPNLAAVGAALGSCKIHRSAELGERQTRLAERIKIFDRHLITAEQGKSFPIRMIQMGSEYKAIAIARELLDAGFYTSVTFFPTVAQGKAGIRVCITADHTERDIERLCGVVIGKISNTVVKPSMGVP is encoded by the coding sequence ATGAAGCAGCAGAATCCGCTCTTAGATGCTGGTCGTCAAAACGGTCATTTTCGTAATACTGCTTACATGATCAACACGAGCCGACCGTATTTCGATGCAGCCCACGAGGCTGGCCTTATGGCCCTCCAGGGACGCTCTATGAGCGGGCGAACCTTCGCTTTAGGCAGGGATCGGCTCGACGGTCGACCTGAAATAGTCGATTTCGTGCGATGTTCATATCTAGGTCTGGACAACCATCCGACTGTCATCGCTGGCGCGATCGACGCGATAGAGGCACACCAATCGGTGCATTGGTCATGCGCGCGAACGCGACTCAACTTCGATCTCATGGGGGAACTTGAAACGACCTTGTCGGAGATGTTCTCTTCACGCGTGATCGCGAGCTCTAGCGTTATGCTCGCCAATCTAGGTGTGATGCCCCTTCTTGCTTCGGGGCAGTTGACGGGCGGAAGAAAGCCGGTCGTAGTCTTTGATCGCATTGCACACATATCGCTTGCGTATCACAAGCCAGTAGTGGCTGATGAAACACGCGTGGAAACCATTGAGCACAACGACCTCGATGCTCTTGAAAGGCTGTGCCGCGAAAATCCCCAAGTCGCCTACGTATGCGATGGTGTTTACTCGATGGGTGGGAATGCCCCCGTCAAGGAGCTGCGCCGACTGCAGGAACACTATGGTCTATTTCTCTATATCGACGATGCTCATGGTATATCGATCTTTGGACAGAAAGGCGAGGGATTTGCTCGCTCTCAGTTTCCGCAAGTACTAGGTGACCGTACTATCATAATTGCTTCGCTAGCGAAGGGCTTCGGGGCGTCGGGCGGCATGGTGATGCTTGGAACGGCCGACCAGGAAGCGCTGTTTCGCCGGTACTCCATTCCATACGCGTTCTCAGTGCAACCCAATCTAGCGGCCGTCGGAGCGGCGCTTGGCTCGTGCAAGATTCATCGCTCCGCAGAGCTCGGCGAACGGCAGACGCGGTTAGCGGAACGAATCAAAATCTTCGACCGTCATCTTATAACCGCCGAGCAAGGCAAATCATTTCCGATCCGAATGATTCAGATGGGATCAGAATATAAGGCGATTGCAATCGCAAGAGAGCTTCTCGATGCAGGCTTCTATACTTCAGTCACGTTCTTTCCGACAGTTGCGCAAGGGAAAGCAGGGATTCGGGTGTGCATTACCGCGGACCATACAGAGCGCGACATAGAACGGCTATGCGGCGTTGTCATTGGAAAGATCTCAAACACAGTGGTGAAGCCGTCTATGGGCGTTCCGTGA
- a CDS encoding recombinase family protein, whose translation MSKISAEDLCRDAIVYIRQSTSYQVANNLESQRRQYALVDRARQLGWSDVQIVDDDLGRSGAGTARPGFEKLLAAICEGRVGAVVSLEASRLARNGRDWHTLLEFCGLVGTLIVDEDGIYDPRSINDRLLLGMKGTMSEMELSLFRQRSLEALKQKARRGELLVTVAVGYVKAEDGRIEKDPDRRVQDSIALVFRKFAELQSIRQVLLWFREEQVVVPAVVQGHGKQTAEWKAPVYYTLHHVLTNPVYAGAYVFGRRGTRIVIEGGRKRVVRDSIRRNWKDWEVLIRDHHEAYISWEEFGRNQRLIADNANGKSYLGRGAILRGEALLPGLFRCARCGRRLHVAYTGKGGNTQRYVCRGSFGAKAVNNCIGFGGMRVDRAVAQDVLDRLQPLGIEAALAVLEAQGQEHGDKRRQVENACRQARYEWIGRAGSMMRSIRIISSSPESSSDAGTRS comes from the coding sequence ATGAGCAAGATCAGCGCTGAGGACCTTTGCCGCGACGCCATCGTCTACATCCGCCAGTCGACATCCTACCAAGTCGCGAACAACCTGGAGAGCCAGCGGCGCCAATATGCCCTCGTCGACCGGGCTCGCCAATTGGGCTGGAGCGATGTGCAAATCGTCGATGATGATCTCGGCCGATCTGGCGCCGGCACGGCTCGACCCGGCTTCGAGAAGCTTTTGGCAGCAATTTGCGAGGGTCGGGTGGGCGCCGTTGTTTCGCTGGAGGCGTCGCGGCTCGCGCGCAATGGCCGCGACTGGCATACTTTGCTTGAGTTCTGCGGGTTAGTCGGAACACTGATTGTCGATGAAGACGGCATTTATGATCCTCGCTCGATCAACGATCGCCTCCTGCTTGGCATGAAGGGCACGATGAGCGAGATGGAGCTTTCGCTATTCCGGCAGCGCTCCCTCGAGGCGCTTAAGCAGAAGGCACGCCGTGGAGAGCTCCTAGTGACCGTGGCAGTCGGCTACGTCAAGGCCGAGGATGGCCGGATCGAGAAGGACCCGGATCGGCGCGTCCAGGACAGCATCGCCCTGGTGTTTCGCAAATTCGCCGAACTGCAGTCGATTCGGCAGGTGTTGCTTTGGTTCCGGGAGGAGCAAGTCGTCGTTCCGGCGGTCGTTCAAGGCCATGGCAAGCAAACAGCCGAGTGGAAAGCGCCAGTCTATTACACACTGCACCACGTGCTGACCAATCCGGTTTATGCCGGCGCATACGTGTTCGGCCGGCGCGGCACGCGCATTGTGATCGAAGGTGGCAGAAAGCGAGTCGTGCGCGACAGTATCCGTCGGAACTGGAAAGACTGGGAAGTTTTGATCCGCGACCATCACGAGGCATATATTTCCTGGGAGGAGTTCGGAAGGAATCAGCGTCTGATCGCCGACAATGCCAACGGAAAGAGCTATTTGGGCCGCGGGGCTATCCTGCGCGGCGAAGCTCTGCTGCCTGGTCTGTTCCGTTGCGCTCGCTGCGGCCGCCGTTTGCATGTCGCTTATACCGGCAAAGGCGGCAACACCCAACGTTATGTTTGTCGCGGGTCATTCGGTGCCAAAGCCGTCAACAACTGCATAGGCTTCGGTGGTATGCGGGTTGACCGCGCCGTTGCCCAAGACGTTCTTGACCGCCTGCAGCCGCTTGGAATCGAAGCGGCGCTGGCCGTCCTTGAGGCACAAGGCCAGGAGCACGGCGATAAACGACGGCAGGTCGAGAACGCTTGTCGGCAGGCTCGATACGAGTGGATCGGGCGCGCCGGCAGTATGATGCGGTCGATCCGGATAATCAGCTCGTCGCCGGAGAGCTCGAGCGACGCTGGAACGAGAAGCTAA
- a CDS encoding CoA transferase translates to MGALSHLRVVEIGSSAASSYCARLFADFGADVQKIEPPEGDPLRRSAPFTPGGQSGWFAFLNFNKSSLILDAADPGAITRLTALIEDCDILVDGRDIDVADWPSIDIAAIRQRCSGMIYLEASWFGHQGPYAGYAATDSTVRALAGLIKLAGPVEGPPLHAPDFQTGIVAGLWGFIAAVSSIVAGVQGARRKRSWSLSVFESSLALCEYQIFQAYEHGDVMRRIGINRFWPNFPIGIYKTRKGWLGVTTITPAQWRAFCDMLDLSQLRDDPSLVLGADRLQHVKQIERQFTRRLKTRTAPEWFAEGLKRKIPIVVVPETSDLLRDGEKKGRGAIVPLVLGEEKGSTVGSVQKLTLTPPRRGGKVPAPGEQQSSANVRRRLSADSPAPSGRIDAGGLPLQGIRVIDFSMGWAGPLCTRTLADLGADVIKIEAIQYPDWWRGLDRRSAYINQQMYEKTARFCMMNRNKRGITLDLTRPQGRSLAKRLVAEADIVVDNYSADVLPKLELGYDVLRTLNPRLIMMSMSAFGTNSVHRNCRAYGSTLEQGSGLPNVVGNANGPPAMSHIAFGDAVGGLNGCAAVLVALVHARTIGQGQFIDLAQIECMMPFAAPWITVYSIDNAPPVRYGNRHPQFVPHGCFRCAGEDNWIVVAATNEGMWQRLAVLVGRPEWALDVSLNSAESRRGIEDAIERGIEAWTLTRDADQAMSDLQAAGIAAGAARLPIDLLNDRHLRSRGYLQEVERAFVGLHPQPSMPIREGEGPYTIRTAAPTLGQHNMEILSGLLGLSDLEIARLTKERIIGTAMLS, encoded by the coding sequence ATGGGGGCGTTATCGCATCTGCGGGTCGTCGAAATCGGGAGCTCGGCCGCGAGCAGCTATTGCGCCCGGTTGTTTGCAGATTTCGGTGCTGACGTTCAGAAGATCGAGCCGCCAGAGGGAGATCCGCTCCGCCGGAGCGCTCCGTTCACACCCGGCGGCCAGAGCGGGTGGTTTGCATTCTTGAACTTCAACAAGTCAAGCTTGATCCTCGACGCAGCCGACCCGGGCGCAATCACACGGCTGACGGCCTTGATTGAGGATTGCGACATTTTGGTCGATGGCCGCGATATCGATGTCGCAGATTGGCCATCCATTGATATCGCAGCGATCCGGCAGCGATGCTCGGGGATGATTTACCTCGAAGCAAGCTGGTTTGGGCACCAAGGGCCCTATGCAGGATACGCAGCAACGGATTCGACAGTCCGCGCGCTCGCTGGTCTCATCAAACTGGCTGGACCCGTCGAGGGCCCGCCGTTGCACGCACCGGATTTCCAGACTGGTATCGTAGCCGGTCTGTGGGGCTTCATCGCCGCCGTCTCTTCGATAGTTGCAGGGGTACAGGGTGCCAGGAGAAAGCGGTCGTGGTCGCTCAGTGTCTTCGAATCGAGCCTCGCTCTTTGCGAGTATCAGATATTCCAGGCGTATGAGCATGGCGACGTCATGCGCCGGATTGGCATTAATCGCTTTTGGCCGAATTTTCCCATCGGCATTTACAAAACCAGGAAGGGCTGGCTCGGTGTCACAACGATTACTCCGGCACAATGGCGCGCGTTCTGCGACATGTTAGACCTCTCGCAGTTGCGGGACGATCCGTCTCTCGTCCTCGGCGCCGATCGTCTACAGCACGTTAAGCAGATTGAACGACAGTTCACGCGTAGGCTGAAAACGCGGACAGCGCCGGAGTGGTTTGCCGAGGGATTGAAGCGCAAGATTCCGATCGTCGTGGTACCGGAAACATCCGATCTGCTGCGGGACGGAGAGAAGAAGGGGCGCGGCGCAATAGTGCCGCTCGTGCTTGGCGAAGAAAAGGGCTCGACGGTTGGGTCGGTGCAGAAGCTGACATTAACGCCGCCGCGCCGCGGCGGCAAAGTTCCGGCTCCGGGGGAACAGCAGAGTAGCGCGAACGTGCGAAGACGTCTCTCTGCTGATTCGCCGGCGCCGTCCGGCCGCATTGATGCTGGCGGATTGCCGTTACAGGGAATTCGCGTTATCGACTTTTCGATGGGCTGGGCGGGCCCGTTGTGTACGCGCACACTGGCTGATCTTGGTGCCGACGTCATCAAGATAGAGGCGATACAGTATCCGGACTGGTGGCGCGGCCTTGACCGGCGGTCTGCTTACATCAACCAGCAGATGTATGAGAAGACGGCGCGCTTCTGCATGATGAACCGCAACAAGCGCGGCATCACTCTCGATCTAACGCGGCCGCAGGGCCGCAGTCTGGCCAAACGGCTCGTAGCGGAAGCCGACATTGTCGTTGACAATTATTCAGCCGATGTGCTGCCGAAGCTGGAGCTTGGTTACGACGTGCTCAGAACCCTCAACCCTCGGCTTATCATGATGTCGATGTCGGCCTTTGGCACGAACAGCGTGCATCGCAATTGCCGAGCCTATGGCTCGACCCTTGAACAGGGCTCGGGCCTGCCGAACGTGGTCGGAAACGCTAATGGGCCACCCGCGATGAGCCACATCGCGTTCGGGGATGCCGTTGGCGGGTTGAACGGCTGCGCCGCAGTCCTGGTTGCGCTTGTTCACGCTCGCACCATCGGGCAAGGTCAGTTCATCGATCTAGCGCAGATCGAATGCATGATGCCCTTTGCAGCGCCCTGGATCACTGTGTACTCGATCGACAATGCGCCGCCTGTAAGATATGGTAATCGACATCCACAATTCGTGCCGCATGGCTGTTTTCGGTGCGCCGGCGAGGATAATTGGATCGTGGTAGCCGCCACGAACGAAGGTATGTGGCAGAGGCTTGCCGTCCTTGTTGGCCGACCAGAGTGGGCTCTGGACGTGTCGCTGAATTCCGCTGAGAGTCGCCGTGGAATCGAGGATGCGATTGAGAGAGGCATCGAAGCGTGGACGCTCACCCGGGATGCGGATCAGGCGATGTCCGACTTGCAGGCAGCCGGAATAGCAGCCGGCGCGGCGCGCCTGCCAATTGATCTACTCAATGATCGACATCTCAGGTCGCGAGGATATCTACAGGAAGTCGAACGAGCCTTTGTTGGCTTGCATCCGCAGCCCTCGATGCCAATTCGAGAAGGCGAAGGGCCTTATACAATCCGCACGGCGGCACCGACGCTGGGACAACACAACATGGAGATCCTATCGGGGCTTCTCGGGCTTTCCGACCTCGAGATTGCACGGTTAACGAAGGAGCGTATCATCGGTACCGCGATGCTTTCCTAA
- a CDS encoding IS4 family transposase codes for MSFVGQPGCGAESAVEHWTEREIDKAAFNDARLGQRFGELLKQIGDGMGGSIPLACQDSASTKAAYRFFANERVEEADILSGHFAATRTRYDDCTGPILLIQDTTEFSYQRANTSAIGLTKSVNSGRDKDGRWRHHTVCGMLMHSSLAVTVEGLPLGLAAVKFWTRKKFKGTAQLKKKINPTRVPIEKKESVRRLDNLRQSIERLGQPAPCIHIGDRESDIYELYCLTQELGAHFLVRACVDRLAGDGGHTICDRDGRNQRQRLALHRRAQHKGETTKAALEIKFKRIAVLPPIGKQKRYPALDLTIIHANERGTPQGRKPIEWKLITDLAVRSRSEVIEKINWYAMRWKIEVFHKILKSGCKAEDSKLRTAERLANLMAVFCILSWRVLWLTMLNRIAPDASPKLALTDTEIALLDRLISGASHRRCRSGTLAFYLTKLARLGGYLARAAIRPPEMLSSGADSPDSLISKSAPKSERPEMWVIESFVVRVRLLRTSEAPFVNCFVVGKSTQ; via the coding sequence GTGTCGTTCGTCGGCCAGCCCGGATGTGGTGCTGAAAGCGCCGTCGAACATTGGACGGAGCGGGAGATCGACAAAGCAGCTTTCAACGATGCCCGTCTGGGTCAGCGATTTGGGGAGCTGTTGAAGCAAATTGGTGACGGCATGGGCGGAAGCATACCGCTCGCATGCCAAGATTCGGCGAGCACGAAGGCGGCCTACCGCTTCTTCGCCAACGAACGCGTGGAGGAAGCTGACATCCTCAGCGGCCACTTCGCCGCCACACGCACGCGCTACGACGATTGTACGGGCCCAATTCTCCTCATTCAGGACACGACGGAATTCTCCTACCAACGTGCGAATACGAGCGCCATCGGCCTGACCAAGAGCGTCAATAGCGGCCGGGACAAGGATGGCCGTTGGCGTCATCACACGGTCTGCGGAATGCTGATGCATTCCAGTCTCGCCGTAACTGTCGAGGGCCTACCGCTGGGATTGGCGGCGGTGAAGTTCTGGACACGGAAAAAGTTCAAAGGCACCGCGCAGCTCAAGAAAAAGATTAACCCGACTCGCGTTCCTATCGAGAAGAAGGAAAGCGTTCGCAGGCTCGACAATCTCAGGCAATCGATCGAGCGGCTCGGACAGCCGGCGCCTTGCATTCACATTGGCGACCGCGAAAGCGACATCTACGAATTGTATTGCCTGACGCAAGAGCTTGGCGCTCACTTCCTTGTCCGCGCCTGCGTCGATCGGCTGGCAGGCGACGGCGGTCATACGATTTGCGACCGAGATGGAAGAAACCAGCGTCAAAGACTTGCATTACATAGACGTGCGCAACACAAGGGTGAGACGACGAAGGCCGCGCTGGAAATCAAGTTCAAGCGGATCGCAGTCTTGCCTCCCATCGGGAAGCAGAAACGTTATCCAGCCCTCGACCTGACGATAATCCATGCCAACGAGCGCGGTACGCCACAGGGCCGTAAACCAATTGAATGGAAGCTCATCACGGACCTAGCCGTCCGCAGTCGCTCCGAAGTAATCGAGAAGATCAACTGGTACGCCATGCGATGGAAAATCGAGGTGTTCCATAAGATACTGAAATCGGGTTGCAAGGCGGAAGACTCAAAACTCAGGACGGCGGAGCGACTTGCCAATCTAATGGCGGTCTTCTGTATTCTTAGCTGGCGCGTCCTCTGGCTCACCATGCTCAATCGCATCGCTCCAGACGCGTCACCGAAACTCGCGTTGACGGACACCGAGATCGCGTTGCTTGATCGACTCATCAGTGGCGCCAGCCATCGACGATGTCGCTCTGGGACCCTTGCATTCTACTTGACCAAACTTGCACGATTGGGTGGCTACCTGGCCAGGGCAGCGATCCGCCCGCCGGAAATGTTGTCATCTGGCGCGGACTCTCCAGACTCACTGATATCGAAGTCGGCGCCGAAATCGGAGCGGCCGGAAATGTGGGTAATTGAAAGCTTCGTCGTACGCGTACGCCTTCTGCGCACATCAGAAGCTCCTTTCGTTAACTGCTTCGTAGTTGGCAAGAGCACGCAATAG
- a CDS encoding LLM class flavin-dependent oxidoreductase, whose translation MQRNDEMKLGLFLVQAGYNEGAWRDPSVPANGGIDIDHFAYLARLAEGAAFHFVFLADGPCVAEEDHATLARVGRNDGFEPITLLSALSSKTEQIGLVATATTTYHQPYHLARMFASLDHLSRGRAAWNIVTSSGKLEAPNFGERELPDHDVRYGRAREFVEVVQGLWDSWQDDAFVRNKETGIFADVTKLHLLDHRGTYFSVGGPLNIARPPQGHPVLVQAGTSDAGMRFAAEVGEVVFTAEPCLENGKQYYATLKKKARALGREDHQMLVMPGIIPIVGRTMQEASDKLRRLQSYTHTDVLIGIADHWLGHVTDLRSMDLDSLVPKSLPQTNFMQSRQKVLLDLAVRQKCTWRELMRLISDSHGHLMVVGTPDDIANVMVDTFDQRGADGFNILPPTVPAGLKDFVELVIPELRRRGKFRSGYSGQTLRENLGLKRPLNRFA comes from the coding sequence ATGCAGCGCAATGATGAAATGAAGCTCGGGCTTTTCCTCGTTCAAGCCGGATATAACGAAGGGGCATGGCGGGATCCAAGCGTACCTGCGAATGGCGGAATCGATATTGACCATTTTGCCTATTTGGCGCGACTTGCTGAAGGTGCGGCATTTCACTTCGTCTTTCTGGCCGATGGGCCATGCGTAGCAGAAGAAGATCACGCAACTTTAGCTCGTGTAGGTCGAAATGACGGATTTGAGCCGATCACGCTGCTGTCGGCGCTTTCATCCAAAACGGAACAGATCGGCCTCGTCGCGACAGCGACCACTACCTATCACCAACCTTATCATCTTGCACGCATGTTTGCGTCGCTGGATCACCTATCGCGAGGACGTGCAGCCTGGAACATTGTCACCTCGTCGGGTAAACTCGAAGCCCCCAATTTTGGTGAAAGAGAACTTCCAGATCATGACGTGCGGTATGGTCGAGCCAGAGAGTTCGTGGAAGTTGTCCAGGGTCTTTGGGACTCATGGCAAGACGACGCATTTGTCCGCAATAAGGAAACTGGTATTTTCGCTGACGTCACGAAACTGCATCTCCTCGACCACCGAGGCACCTACTTCTCAGTCGGAGGCCCACTGAACATCGCGAGGCCGCCGCAAGGGCATCCAGTGTTGGTCCAAGCGGGCACGTCCGATGCCGGAATGAGGTTCGCCGCAGAAGTCGGCGAGGTGGTGTTCACCGCTGAACCCTGTTTGGAAAACGGCAAACAATATTACGCAACGCTCAAGAAGAAAGCGCGTGCACTTGGGCGAGAGGATCATCAGATGCTCGTCATGCCGGGCATTATCCCCATCGTTGGGAGGACCATGCAAGAAGCGTCCGACAAGCTTCGCAGACTACAATCGTATACCCACACCGACGTTCTGATAGGGATAGCCGACCATTGGCTCGGGCATGTTACGGACCTGCGGTCGATGGATCTCGATTCTTTAGTACCTAAGTCCTTACCGCAGACGAATTTCATGCAAAGCCGCCAAAAAGTGCTCCTCGATCTCGCTGTACGCCAGAAATGTACCTGGAGAGAATTGATGCGCTTGATATCGGACAGCCATGGCCATCTGATGGTTGTTGGGACACCGGATGACATTGCAAACGTTATGGTGGATACATTTGACCAACGTGGGGCTGATGGATTCAACATTTTGCCGCCGACCGTCCCTGCCGGCCTCAAGGATTTTGTCGAGCTCGTAATTCCCGAATTGCGCCGACGAGGCAAGTTCAGGTCCGGATACTCCGGACAGACACTGAGAGAGAACCTTGGCCTCAAGCGGCCACTCAATCGGTTCGCATAA
- a CDS encoding SDR family oxidoreductase — protein sequence MLESEKHSGRCVALVTGGARGIGLEIVRRFLADGYLVAFVATRAEHVKRALDLFGCPEDRLYADQIDITCHNEVDVFVNRIRARLGEIGILVNNAGISPQRAVQDASWLSQTSFDEWARVIDVNLNGAFNLIRLVAPAMIAQGYGRIINIGSLAGRAMPMIAGPHYAASKAGLVGLTRAAARDLAPHGVTVNCIAPGRILSGLTGPPEAAVNRSALTRIPVGRFGAAEEVAHVASFLASPMTGFITGATIDITGGEFAA from the coding sequence ATGCTGGAATCAGAGAAGCACAGCGGCCGCTGCGTCGCTCTCGTGACCGGAGGAGCACGCGGGATTGGACTCGAGATCGTCCGTCGTTTCCTGGCCGATGGCTACCTCGTAGCTTTTGTTGCGACAAGAGCAGAGCATGTGAAGCGAGCGCTAGATCTTTTCGGCTGTCCCGAAGATCGGCTCTATGCTGACCAGATTGACATAACTTGTCACAACGAGGTGGACGTCTTTGTCAACCGCATCCGAGCACGTTTGGGCGAGATAGGGATTTTGGTGAACAATGCTGGGATTTCCCCGCAGCGCGCGGTCCAGGATGCATCCTGGCTTTCGCAGACGTCTTTCGACGAATGGGCGCGGGTAATCGACGTCAATCTTAACGGCGCCTTTAATCTCATACGGCTCGTGGCGCCAGCAATGATCGCGCAGGGATATGGACGCATCATCAATATCGGATCACTTGCGGGGCGTGCGATGCCAATGATCGCCGGGCCGCATTATGCCGCTTCGAAGGCGGGATTGGTCGGATTGACTCGCGCTGCGGCACGGGATCTCGCTCCACACGGTGTCACTGTCAATTGTATCGCTCCCGGGCGGATTCTCAGCGGTCTGACTGGACCGCCCGAGGCCGCAGTAAACCGGTCCGCTCTCACTAGGATCCCGGTCGGCCGTTTTGGAGCTGCTGAAGAGGTGGCGCACGTCGCAAGCTTTCTGGCCTCGCCAATGACGGGCTTTATCACCGGTGCAACCATCGATATCACCGGTGGCGAGTTCGCCGCCTAG
- a CDS encoding aspartate aminotransferase family protein, giving the protein MGYPTNRVSAHSGTKIDEDTVNRQREAFNSTAGFLRVGQRSEESFARAQLVFPGGTSRATIEQDPTPLYIERGIGSHLCDVDGRRFLDLNCNFTTLIHGHAFAPVVEALTRQLQLGSCFANPTQSEIELAELLCGRIPRIDCVRFVNTGTEAVLFAIKAARAFTGRSKIAKFEGAYHGAYDWVEVSQAATPDNWGDPIAPNSTAFYRGMPASVLDEVVVLRFNDVENVRRLMSLHAHDLAAIILDPMPSRAGLIAPTPEFLAAVQETARKNSIPVIADEVLNLRQGFQGASARYGLVPDLITMGKIIGGGLPIGAIGGREELMKVFDASAGRPLLPQGGTFSANPLSMTAGLAAMRHLDDRTFAHLETLGKVVREGIGRAISIRHAPVCVTGAASLFRIHPQAQTPNDYRGIYPTRAGANVMMQLTRFFVENGIILPHSATACVSTPMTRADAEFIVDVFEGFLDSHQDILDAIAK; this is encoded by the coding sequence ATGGGTTACCCAACGAATAGGGTGTCGGCCCACTCAGGAACGAAAATTGATGAGGATACTGTGAACCGGCAGCGTGAAGCTTTCAACTCGACGGCCGGATTTCTGCGGGTTGGGCAGCGGTCTGAGGAAAGCTTTGCCCGCGCTCAGCTGGTTTTCCCTGGCGGAACTTCAAGAGCAACCATTGAGCAAGATCCGACTCCGCTCTACATTGAGCGTGGGATTGGTAGCCATCTGTGTGACGTCGATGGTCGCCGGTTTCTCGACCTGAATTGCAACTTCACGACGTTGATCCATGGTCATGCGTTCGCGCCCGTGGTGGAAGCACTTACGCGTCAACTGCAGCTTGGAAGCTGTTTCGCAAATCCGACACAGAGCGAGATCGAACTCGCAGAACTACTTTGCGGCCGCATTCCGCGAATTGATTGTGTGCGCTTCGTCAACACCGGCACTGAGGCTGTGCTGTTTGCGATCAAGGCTGCGCGGGCCTTCACCGGGCGTTCGAAAATCGCCAAATTCGAGGGCGCCTATCATGGCGCTTACGACTGGGTCGAGGTTAGTCAGGCCGCGACGCCGGACAATTGGGGTGACCCAATCGCACCCAACTCTACGGCCTTCTATCGCGGGATGCCCGCGAGCGTACTCGATGAAGTAGTCGTGCTTCGCTTCAACGATGTTGAAAACGTGCGCCGGTTGATGTCACTGCATGCGCACGATCTCGCCGCTATCATTCTGGATCCAATGCCAAGCAGAGCTGGCCTGATTGCGCCGACGCCTGAATTCCTTGCTGCGGTGCAGGAAACGGCGCGTAAGAACAGCATTCCAGTGATTGCTGATGAGGTCCTCAATCTAAGGCAGGGTTTCCAAGGTGCCTCCGCCCGTTACGGCCTTGTTCCAGATCTCATTACCATGGGTAAGATCATCGGCGGCGGTTTGCCCATTGGGGCAATCGGCGGCCGCGAGGAGTTGATGAAGGTCTTCGATGCTTCAGCGGGTCGGCCACTGCTTCCGCAAGGCGGTACGTTCTCCGCAAATCCCCTCTCCATGACCGCGGGGCTGGCGGCGATGCGGCATTTGGATGATCGAACTTTTGCACATTTGGAGACGCTTGGAAAAGTTGTCCGGGAGGGGATTGGCCGTGCCATCTCGATCCGGCATGCGCCAGTCTGTGTGACTGGGGCCGCCTCACTGTTCCGTATACATCCGCAGGCGCAAACCCCGAATGACTATCGCGGGATCTATCCCACGCGTGCTGGAGCAAATGTAATGATGCAGCTGACGCGCTTCTTTGTGGAGAACGGCATTATCTTACCGCACAGTGCTACAGCGTGTGTTTCGACACCAATGACACGCGCGGACGCCGAGTTCATTGTGGACGTATTCGAGGGCTTTCTGGACAGTCATCAAGATATCTTGGATGCGATAGCTAAATGA